The nucleotide sequence GCTGATTTGAAACACAACAATTCATGCATTTTGAAGAACAACAATAAAGATCATGCGAAAACCAACCCTGATCATGATTCCAAAACAAATGCTGATGCTTCCGATCAGGTTTGAATATCATACTTTATCGAATTGTTATTTTATCATCAATGCATGTATATGACCTTCCATAGTGGTCTTGATACACTAGTAGAAAAAGAGCTTTTCCAGACGATTTGACATGCTCTTTCCAGAAAAGTCTGGTCAACCATCTTTTGAGAAGCGAGACTGAAAAACTGTTTTTTTTGTCATTTAGCTGACTTTTGTGGACGATAAATGCCATCCGGAAAGGTGTCGTCTGAAAAAGCTCTTTTTCTAGTAGTGATACCGAATATATCATTTTGCTTTTGTAGGTCATCTCTCTTTGAAAACGATTTGTAGGCCATTTTACATTTTGTTGATTAAAAATTAATCGTTAAAAATATACCGTGAAAGAATGTAAATATTCGTATATTTGAAAAAAAattgtataattaattttaattaagacATACGTGTGATTAGGTGTCCCTTTTTTTTAGACGAGTTCTATacggatattattaatgataataaataaatgaCTTAAGTATGTAATGTTGAATTAGGGTCTTTTTGGAAGTAATGTTGTTGATTCTACCTGAACTTTTGTTCTCCCAATCCCCGATTTTAACTTTCAATAAATGAAATAAACAATATCCGTATAGAACTCGATCTGCATGATATTGAGTCAAGTGCGACTGCACGCTTTGTACATCCCAATATCCGACCCTGATGACATGTACAGAACAATGCGATAGTTGTTGCATTTTGTTAGTATTTGGCTTACAAAATACAGAAAATAGGTTAGAGGGTGTTGTAAGTTGAGATTTTGTTATAGGGAGATGGTAGCAGTGGTGGTACATTATCTCCGGATGATGCGGTTCAACCGTCGGATAATCAACAATCTGTTAACTGCAACAAggttctgttttcttcataaccaATTTAAAGATTAGTATTGCTACCATAAGCTCATCATTCCATTTCAAAATTGAATAATTGATATTGCTGCTGCTGAAGATATAGTGTAAGCCCAATTGTATAAAGTAAGTCCAATGCGTTAACTTACCATATCAATAAATTCATGTTTTCCGGAaaaaatataaataagtaaataaataaataaataaataaataaatagatgcaGACAAGTACATACCAGAGGAATCATGTATATTGATAGGCACACACATAAAGTCGTATTGCCGCTAAATTGATACAGTAGTTTTCATTAAATATAGTACGGAACTGTTGTTTCTTCACATGGGTTACAATCTTGTTTGTAGGGTTGAGTTCATATACCGttaaatttaattaaatatatataaatacaaacacACATAAACATATTCGAGAAAGACAGAACTTTTCAAGGAAAGAGAGGGGACACAACCCCAAAAATAACAATGAAACTTACTCATATTAATAGtaagataaaaattattatataatttaaaatatgtcattattacattttattttttatttttcagtTTTAAACATTACTTTTTATCTATTTTTTGTCTTATAAGCATAAAGTAACCGAACTTTACCTATTTTTTTTATTACggattatttatttatagaaattgaCAATTAACTTGTATTCAACTTCGAATTTAGTTGATTCAAAAACTTAAAGATTGGTAACTCAAAAGACTATAAAATTCCATATTATGGTTACCTTAAGAGTTCAGATCCTCTCGTGCATGAGAGGCTCTATTGTCCGAGATATTACCAACGTAGTAAAAATTTATATTGTACACTAAATTCATTTGATTTTCATGAAAAAACATGTCATATCCGAcccttttaacaaaaaaaaaaaaaaaaggtctgtCACTGTTCAACGATGCCCATGATTTTATTGAAGACATTCTAAATTCTTTGTCCAGGGCGTTGTGGGCGTCTGAACTAAAAGTCCCTCCAATGCCCCTTATAGGTGTGCAAAATAAGTGTTCTCCGGGATAATGAGTTTTTCCTTAACTCGATCTGACGTACGCGACGGCCTATTCAAAACACTAGTCTTTTCCATAAGCTTCTCTTACCACCTTAAGATTTGATATGCGACTTCTCGCACAAAGTTGAGAGCTATAACCACTCAACTAtcttaaaatgattatatatatatatatatatatatatatatatatatatatatatatatatatatatatatatatatatatatatatatatatatatatatatatatatatatatatatatatataatcaagacaaAAGTAACTTTtaactccctatatatatatatatatatatatatatatatatatatatatatatatatatatatatatatatatatatatatatatatatatatgggccatCGTTTTTGATTTTTCCTCACGCGTGTCGAATTTGATGGCTGAAACACACTGGCGTCACTTACGACCTTAATCGGGGCGTCAAACAACTTTTCAATGAGAAATGAGTCACATTTTGACACGTCACTTCTATATCATTAGTATATATTTTCACCCACCTATTTATTATATTTGATCATATCACTTAAAACCTACAAAAACCCATGTCACATTCATCCCAACCCCAaagtttccttttttttttttttttgaacagcgattgggatcacccgagggactaaaccacccgttgcgatcatctcccgtttcgactatgccgatgcagcgataataaccccgcccccatcgctgctcgGGAGGAAACCTTAAAATCGATCCAAGGGCACGGtcaagtaaaacccccctcccctttaccccccaaacgatatgggaaaagtGCCAtgtgtggatacttcatggcagggatgaaattgtgtttttaatatgtagctaacgggggtcgaactcctgaactCCCTTAAAGGAGGCATGCCACCAACCGctcgaccacatcacaacttcaatcCCAACCTCAAAGTTTCTAGAAACTCTCAAAATACTTCAACATCACACATTAACGATGCGTTCTCGAGTTTTTGCGATAGAAGAAAATGAAGTGAAGAGAAAATTAAGAAAGGAAGTGGGATCTTTCCAATGTGAAAGGAAGTGTTAAAAGAGAGAATTAGATACAATTTTccttcaactttttttttttttttcatttaaaagACTCTGGAAcactattttttttttagtttcattCCAATTCATATTTTCTCCATAAACTAGTAAATTAAAATTTTAGAACAAAGCCTTTGTTCCCGAGTTTCTAATTTAGAAGAGAGTGTAGGAGCGAAAATTAAGCAAAATAATGTTGTCAATTTTGACTTTGACTAACAAATTTGATTTTGACCCATTAATTAATGTTGACTGATTTATTAAACAAGATTTAAAAGATCAGAACAGAGTATTCATAAAAAGGTGTAATTAAGGATTAATCGGGGTAAAATAGTGCTTATGTAGGATGATACATTGTGTGGGCTAAACACCAGTAATAGATATACGTTGAGACCGATGGATTATTATTTCACCTCAACAAGATTTGTACTTGATGTCTCATGGGTTGAGATTTGATATCCTTCTATTGACTTGTGATTTGATCTATATTTATTGATCTGCAGGTGTACAAAAGTGGACCACTATTTCTTTCATCAAAAGGTGTGTTTTTTTCATCACATCTCTTCCATTCATGTCTTCTTTTCACTATTTCTGTTGTCATCATCTGTACTACCTTTTAAGACTTGAAAAATAGTACACTTTTTTCACAGGTTTTTGTATTTGTTTTTGGTGCAACCATACAAACTTTTACTATAACCCCTGCAAACTTAAGGTTTTTGTTGTTTGTTGTAAAGTAATATTGATTGATGTATCTGCAAAACTGGTAATTCATCATTATGACCTGTTCTGACCTTTGCTTGTCCTTGTTACTGTAATTAGATTCCCAATCTTATGTTGTGACATTTAGTAAAAATGTACTAACTCTGATTTAATTTCTTTATTTTGATGTGTCTGCATATACTAGTACACTAGTAGTAATTCAACATTAGTGGCTGTTATAACATCTCCGTGTTCTCAATTTAGTTACTGTAATCAGATCAGATTCTTAAGTTGCTGTAACATCTAGTAAATGGGTAGTAGTAAAAAATACTCTATGAGTCCCTTGTCAATTATTTTTAttctcccaaattaattgtccgctTATAGATAAGAATAAAGAGATAAAATTCCTTTATACCCTTAACGTATGTATATAAGACAAAATGAAAGGtaaaaatttaaagagtaaaaatGGAAAGTAATAAAATGTACTCAGAAAAAATAatgtaacaatgatatttcttaaACTGTATGTTTTCTGTAtggggacaatagatttgggacggagagAGTTTTTACTAACTTGATTGAATCTCTGTTTCACATATACATCTTTTTTATATGAAAAAATAATGAAACTTGCAAAAGGAAAATATATAAAAAGTCATGGAATTTCATAGAATTTTAAGTCTAGGTAATGTGTACCTGTTGTATTAAAGAAGACCATATCACAACTTTGACCATGTTGACATTTTATTTCGAAAAGGTTTTATTTTTTCCTAAAACCTTATCTCGTGCGTGTCCGACAGTCTCATGCCCAACACGTGAGAGGTGTAGGGCAACATTGTAAGGACAGATTCAAACTCTAGATCATTTATTTCACAAGTCCAAATGCCCTTGACCAACCAGATTACACGTTCGGGGACGTTGTTAGACTTTTTATGAAGTGGCATTATGTTATGTCTTGCTGACATTTTTTCTACAACCAGGTTAAAGTATTTTGAAACTTTGGAGACTTTGGATTTGGGAAAACAAATTTGGTTACCTGAAATAAACCTTTAGCCAATTCAAGTTactttcctttttaaattaatgtaaatGACATGGAAGGAATATGCTTAGTGTTCCTGTTAACTAGCCATGGGTTCACTCTAGCAGTATGACCACGTTTTGAATCTCATATGGACATAACATTTTGAGCATATATTCAAGAATTAGATTATGTTTAACTTAATATGTTAACATAAATACCTTGCTAGTTGTTTGTCATTATGAAGACTAATTATACTTTTTACCAAGTCCCTAAATTACACATCTTATACAGGGATTGGATGGACCTCTTGGAAGAAAAGATGGTTCGTTTTGACCCAAACCTCGTTGGTTTTCTTTCGAAGCGATCCTGTAAGTTGCTTCGATATCATGTTGTGAATTTAGTTACTTTTTATGTATTGGTCGAATTGCTTAGGACTTAAGCAACTAAATTTAACTAAATCTTGTGAAGGCACATCTCTACAAACTCTAAATGTCAAAAAAATATGTGTGAATAATCAACTACTACTATAattaacctattttaattaatattaattacaatAATTTTAATGATCAGAATGCTGCTTCTCAAAGGGGAGGTGAGGTGAATCTGACCCTTGGTGGCATAGACCTTAACAGTTCAGGCAGGTTGGCATGTTTTTTTTTTTATCCATACGATATCTTACGTTATTTATCCGTCATTTAAAAAATTGTCTCGGTTTACTAACGATGTTGTTCTCTTAATTTCAGTGTGGTTGTTAAAGCAGATAAGAAACTCTTGACGGTTTCATTCCCAGATGGTCGTGATGGACGAGCTTTTACTCTAAAGGTGCTATTTGTTATATACGCTTTCGTTAACGCAGTAGCATTATTCTTGTTCTGTTTTGTGTTAGCAGCCTACTTTATAAGTCAATCTACTTCACACAAAAACGAAACGAATATTTATACTTTTATAGTTTATGTTTCATGATAATAACTGTTAAATGACTATGTATTAGGAATACCCAACATCTATAGAACACACTGCATATGATGGTCAATGTATTATACAGGTGTAAGATTTTACTATTTATTTGAAGCTATCTTCATTCCATTTGCCAAATATCTATGATTTGTTCCTTTAAATATGAGTGGTTGAGTTTTTTACTCAAACAATTGTAACCATTATGCCTACACACTAACACTAACAGCTAGAGTAAACGGGTAAACAGATAAGGTTTTCCCTACTCAGGCCCGAGTAAACGGGTAAACAGATAAAGTTTTCCCTACTCAGGCTACCCGGGGACGGGGAATATTTTTTTACTCAGAAATACGCGACCTAACCGGGTTATCCCGTGAGGCCGTGGCCGTCTCCGACACTTTTCCCTAGCCACCCCTAAATATGTTGCTACTAAGGTTTTGAATCCGTGATCTCAAGAGGAAATCATGGCCCTAACCACTAGTAACTAGTTTATCTTGAGATGGTTACGTGTTAAAGGGTTGCACTAAAGTCATACATTGCAAAcgagtcaggttgggtcggtttaggTAACAGTTGAAaagggttttgggttgaaatgggtcatgggtcagaTTATTAAACAGGTCCAAATAGGTCTGTTTGGGTCGGGTCGAAACGGTTGTAGGTCAAATGGGTCCAAACCGGTCATATACTTTTACATTTATGATTATGTTTTACTTTTATAATTACGTTTTATATTTATACTTTTACATTTATGATTACGTTTGACGGATGAAAACTTGTTATGATCTCTATGCGTGACCCATTTGACTCATTTTCAAGACCCGTTAGACCTTTCCATATTTATTGAGCTTTAGGAATTGATGCCCACTTGACCTGTTCCTTTATATTTTTATAGGACCCAATAGATTGGAGGGAAACCCATTGGACCTAATTTTAAGTTTTGGTTTACATTATGTCATCTAATGTGTGTTAGTATAATGATCGGTTATACTCTTAATTGACGAGACCTTTTTCCCCTTAAAGTAACGGAGATTGACTATGCTTATTGTAGGCTGAAACTACCGAGGATTTAAATGGGTGGAAGGCTGCGTTGGAGGAAGCTTTGGAAAACGCACCAACTGTCAGCCCGAAAGCTGGAACACTGAAAAACGACAACACTGATACAGCTGCTGATGGTTCTGCAGAACAACGTATGAACAATTTTTTCATACATTTTTGTGTGTTTTAAAAATGGAAATGTAGAAGTGTGTTTTCATTTGTTTTATTGTATTACAACAGCAAAAGAAGGATCACAGGTGATATCAAAGATTGTTGGTCGTCCAGTATTACTTGCATTGGAAGATATAGATGGAACCCCATCTTTCTTGGAGAAAGCGCTTAGATACGTCGAAGATCATGGTAAGATGAAAACAGTTTTTATTGTGTTTTTATATTCAAGCCACTGCAAACAACAAACAGACTATCGTTATTGAAAACAGTTTTTATCGTGTTTTTATATTTAAGCCACTGCAAACAAACAGACTATCGTTATTGCACGGATGTACATATAGTTGCATTTATAGTTATTCGGCTTTAAATGTATCAGGAGTGGACGTTGAAGGCATTTTAAGGCAGGCAGCGGATGTGGAAGATGTTGAGCGTCGCATTCAAGAATATGAACAAGGTCAGTCATTGTACCAAATGATTAGTATTATGTGGTTTTATGAAAATGAAAAAGTGTCGTATAACTATCATTCTTTATAATTACATACCTTTAATTAAACTATTTGATGTAAATGTTGCATAGGAGTTTAGTACTAACTTTGATTTTCAAGTAGTTTAATTACGGATCAATTATTTTTTTATCCGTCGAATTTAAAGTGTTATAACTATTGCTTGTTATAAGTTATGACAAATAAAAGTTATGATTTGGTACAGGGAAGGTTGAGTTTACTGCAGAGGATGCCCATGTCATAGGAGACTGTATCAAAGTAAGCCATTTAACCCCACTTcatacatataattattattaatctcaattaatatttgACACATTTTTTAAACTTTATGTTGAATTCGTTTCGTTATCCATATATGTTTCAGTATATTCTTCGGGAAATGCCATCatctccagttccagcatcttgtTGCAGTGCTTTGCTTGATGCGTACCGTAAGTTTCTAATGTGGCACTATTTCATGACATTTTATTTGAATTATTTGATTTTAATTATTGTTAAATATTCTTCTATAAATACTTTCGATTAGGTACTGATCGAAACACTAGAGTCAGTGCCATGCGTGCAGCCATTTGTGACACATTCCCAGAACCGAATCGCCGTCTATTGCAGAGgttgttttattaatatttttattttattctttTATTTTTCTCTCATTTGATATGTTGTTTGCAGAATATTAATAATGATGGAAACTGTTGCTGAGAACAAGACCGTGAACCGAATGAGCGTTTCAGCGGTCGCTGCTTGCATGGCACCGCTACTTCTTCGGCCGCTTTTGGCGGGCGAATGTAATCTCGATAGTCAATTTAATATGGGCGGTGATGGATCGGCTCAACTTATGCAAGCCGCTGCAGCTGCTAACCATGCTCAAGCAATTGTTATCGCTCTGCTCGAAGAATACGATAACATCTTTGGTGTAAGTTCTATAAGGCATTTCACTTTAGAGACCATACTATTCATTTTTGATGACATGGCGACTTATATACGGTTGCCACATCATCAAAATTATTGGCTACCGGATAAATAAGAGATCATATACATACAATGGCAGTAACTAAAAGTTTATTTAATACACACAATGAATCAAAATGATACTCCCTCCATCCCTAATATACTGTCTGTTTTTCCTTTTTGGGATGTtcaaaattaattgtccactttgaGAAATAGATACGTAGTAATAAATAGTGAATTAAAGCTCTTTTATGCTCCTCAAGTATGTATGTAAGacaaaaatataggtaaaaagtaaggggtaaaacTGTAAAGATGACAAAAAGTACAATGTAATAATGATGTTTCTTAaactatgtgttttttttttttttttttttttttctggagACAATAAAATTAGGACCGAGTTTCTTGACATGTGTAACTAAAGTACATGGTGTATACATGTAAATGTAGGAAGGAGATATGTTAAGTGACCCATACTCCGATTCGGAAGAACTTGGAAGCGGGAGTGAAGAGCTTAGCGAAGATGAAATATATGAAGAAGTTGATGAAGAAGATAGTGATTATTCATCCGAGGGTTCGAACGAAGATTCGGAAAAAGCCTCAACTTCTAGCCATAGTGCCGATGATCGAGACGTTTCTCAAA is from Rutidosis leptorrhynchoides isolate AG116_Rl617_1_P2 chromosome 10, CSIRO_AGI_Rlap_v1, whole genome shotgun sequence and encodes:
- the LOC139870304 gene encoding uncharacterized protein, translated to MVESKNNNSVSKTNSTVDSKTNNADLKHNNSCILKNNNKDHAKTNPDHDSKTNADASDQGDGSSGGTLSPDDAVQPSDNQQSVNCNKIFIDLQVYKSGPLFLSSKGIGWTSWKKRWFVLTQTSLVFFRSDPNAASQRGGEVNLTLGGIDLNSSGSVVVKADKKLLTVSFPDGRDGRAFTLKAETTEDLNGWKAALEEALENAPTVSPKAGTLKNDNTDTAADGSAEQPKEGSQVISKIVGRPVLLALEDIDGTPSFLEKALRYVEDHGVDVEGILRQAADVEDVERRIQEYEQGKVEFTAEDAHVIGDCIKYILREMPSSPVPASCCSALLDAYRTDRNTRVSAMRAAICDTFPEPNRRLLQRILIMMETVAENKTVNRMSVSAVAACMAPLLLRPLLAGECNLDSQFNMGGDGSAQLMQAAAAANHAQAIVIALLEEYDNIFGEGDMLSDPYSDSEELGSGSEELSEDEIYEEVDEEDSDYSSEGSNEDSEKASTSSHSADDRDVSQKNIKPTQKSGPIRSRTIAHRATDDAGASRKLLASSHVRSVSQAADMVPSLLENVQVSAGPELTDKSHESSTTTDSQSNIQHDVSNETHEKKELLNVEEKEESEKKALEERRLQLEQDVARLEEQLRKELELRKKLETGIKISQQALFSHYSTNDKTENKDGSEKPKFQSFSSSLPPHQHSSKETYDSKECDEKHNYQSQSTKIPPSHQYDSTKDMKKSSSSRPRRLNSRNETTGAMSKITNGLNFLKERSNQIADELQIMNRDRNKSQLQRHARKGSQDEIESQPQHVDSHTDKGRKSDEQSSESVHDVDPHHR